From the Cryptosporidium parvum Iowa II chromosome 2, whole genome shotgun sequence genome, one window contains:
- a CDS encoding DNA polymerase epsilon subunit — DEKIVKCCEVNQIHERSNIYSNVNYFRNRHLQRYQVIEYLLIKHKSFTFYVKNKVKTNEILLDKIGNEFIGEIGIDLDIEKSKFVVYPLKHVISLSEQVTTLGMLISNGEGQILIEDPTHRVKIVTSSKTLFGKGIYCFNHFVIARGKMNKITQSFHVDLMFHPPIQNIDKNVANEILSNLFSGINYTLLKSEDREKNIKNQSLNKTKFFRTTKYLEDLKIKVQVSKNDYWVIFSDIMLTSMRVIENLRKVFSGYEKMIKDSNINIGFILLGNFINIDFDKNGEDWMEDKTCVENDHNFSNVNEKGRSKSLSIFNSNSRENHFKNSQNNFNTTRKGFEGFKNVLKEFPVLLSNCNFFIISGPNDIGPDLLPKPPLSNYYASYLSKVFPDSKIHFLSNPSVIDDSDIKMFCSRYSLTKELKEKTLFSYCGTKDMGFTTQWNIEPETLENIIPQTVLGQQHLTPTSSNVMPNLDYFLFLLPTPKILIIGDSSPSYSVKSINQTWIVNPGSFNNTCSWVQYNVLTDSIDHVWL; from the coding sequence GACGaaaaaattgttaaatGTTGTGAGGTTAATCAAATTCATGAAAGGTCAAATATCTACTCTAACGtcaattattttagaaatagaCATTTACAACGATATCAAGTaatagaatatttattaattaagCACAAATCATTTACATTCTATGTCAAAAATAAAGTGAAAACTAATGAAATATTGTTAGATAAAATTGGAAATGAGTTCATTGGAGAAATCGGCATAGATTTGGATATTGAAAAGTCTAAATTCGTTGTTTATCCATTAAAGCATGTAATCTCTCTTAGCGAACAGGTAACCACTTTAGGGATGCTAATAAGTAACGGAGAGGgtcaaatattaatagaagaTCCAACTCATAGAGTTAAAATTGTTACTTCAAGCAAGACCTTATTTGGCAAAGGtatttattgttttaaCCATTTCGTTATTGCAAGAGgcaaaatgaataaaataacTCAGAGTTTTCATGTGGACCTGATGTTCCATCCTCCAAtccaaaatattgataaaaatgTAGCAAATGAAATTCTAtccaatttattttcaggCATAAATTatactttattaaaatctgaagatagagaaaaaaatatcaaaaatcaAAGCTTaaacaaaacaaaattttttagaactacaaaatatttggaagaTTTAAAGATTAAAGTTCAGGTATCGAAAAATGATTATTGGGTAATTTTTTCAGATATTATGTTAACAAGCATGAGGgtaattgaaaatttacGTAAAGTGTTTTCTGGTTAtgaaaaaatgattaaagACTCAAACATTAATATAggatttattttattaggcaattttattaatatcgACTTTGATAAGAATGGAGAAGATTGGATGGAAGATAAAACTTGTGTTGAAAATGATCATAATTTTAGCAACGTAAATGAAAAAGGAAGATCTAAGAGTCTATCTATTTTTAACTCAAACTCACGTGAAAatcattttaaaaattctcAAAACAATTTCAATACAACGAGAAAAGGTTTTGAAGGATTCAAAAATGTTCTGAAAGAATTTCCAGTGTTGCTTTCAAACtgcaatttcttcattatttctgGTCCAAATGATATTGGGCCCGATTTACTTCCTAAACCCCCCCTTTCTAATTACTATGCATCATACTTATCTAAAGTATTTCCAGATTcgaaaattcattttctttcgAATCCATCTGTTATCGATGATAGTGATATTAAGATGTTTTGTTCAAGGTATTCTCTAACTAAAGAACTTAAGGAAAAGACTTTATTTTCTTACTGTGGTACAAAAGATATGGGTTTCACAACCCAATGGAATATTGAACCTGAAACTTTAGAAAACATTATACCACAAACTGTGTTAGGCCAACAACACTTAACTCCAACAAGTTCCAATGTCATGCCAAATCTAGattatttcttatttttactACCAACcccaaaaatattaattattggcGATTCCAGTCCAAGCTACTCAGTCAAATCAATAAACCAAACTTGGATAGTGAATCCAGGGTCTTTTAATAACACATGTTCATGGGTCCAGTATAATGTTTTAACTGATTCAATTGACCATGTATGGTTGTAA
- a CDS encoding hypothetical protein (similar to glucose-methanol-choline (GMC) oxidoreductase family), with the protein MKNILYFTLLLFSLNALRIFEKISARAFVLPKRIITGSRNIKSSYDYIVVGGGAAGCALARTLADSKYSVLLVERGGARLDESILTRDIKGMGSVVDDKKVSELVITKQGIRTHIGNVLGGGTAINMGMIMEENPEYFKLLEENSGASFNKTILKESYDWIVNRVSNKGDQDLPIVEPMENAFKDIGFVTEKNPNSEFSLNRINGTWRVYNLFNVSDHGFRMSSDILLSDYQNAKNNTVIETSPVDILTNHLVTKVEFEQIEGQREIRGNKTQSTGFPFLRNANLGGKFNYNKMGFQSALSSKSVLNAKCIILERVMLKNQYSDFEYPFFNITAGKLANEFGIEDGIKPSKDLIRSIFAKRICLNDNGMIILSSGAIHTPVLLYKSGIGPLESLQNMNIMPLLEVPNLGTNIVDRLLFAIPFFFKSDVFTNPFVNPIMSSFSKTSGNCGYSCSTINIESLGGGRTVEGTLYATRLIFPPRLRNNIVTDFVIEIFKKCAENYPLSGGIPICLILQYPLECLRRSAAVFYFTSEPKSRGGISVKSDGKFELDGKYLSEEEDRENVIIGLSSVIKMLRSGRFQNIAEQGGYSSCPMTVLNGIIGVLASARTERLFINKPLSPDFMDELENVYNIILNYKNSIFPDECNGVSDPRDCLESKNIIFEKIATFPPILPDLSNKDEILRLAYNIGTSIWHWSGSVPLGELVENESFLLSGTRNLGIVDASLLKILPRINPVYTIMSLGRYAGISIINLRKKNQENNERIYS; encoded by the coding sequence atgaaaaatattttatatttcactttattattattttcactaAATGCGCTTcgtatttttgaaaaaataagtgCGAGAGCTTTCGTTTTACCTAAAAGAATCATAACTGGATCGAGGAATATTAAATCTAGCTATGATTATATAGTAGTTGGGGGTGGGGCTGCAGGATGCGCATTAGCTAGAACTCTTGCTGACTCGAAATACTCTGTTTTGCTTGTAGAAAGAGGAGGTGCTAGGCTAGATGAATCAATACTTACTCGTGATATAAAAGGAATGGGAAGTGTTGTGGATGACAAAAAAGTTAGCGAACTTGTTATTACTAAACAGGGAATAAGAACTCATATTGGAAATGTATTAGGAGGTGGGACAGCAATAAATATGGGAATGATCATGGAAGAAAATCCAGAATATTTCAAActtttagaagaaaattcaGGAGCTAGTTTTAACAAAACCATTTTGAAAGAGAGTTATGATTGGATTGTAAATAGAGTTAGTAATAAAGGCGATCAGGATCTCCCAATTGTTGAACCTATGGAGAATGCATTTAAAGATATTGGATTTGTGACAGAAAAAAACCCGAACTCAGAATTCAGCTTAAATAGAATAAACGGAACTTGGAGAGTATACAATCTATTTAATGTAAGTGACCACGGTTTCAGAATGTCATCAGATATCTTACTTTCTGATTATCAAAATGCCAAAAATAATACGGTCATTGAAACAAGTCCTGTTGATATTTTAACAAACCATCTTGTAACAAAAGTAGAGTTTGAACAAATCGAAGGACAGAGAGAGATTAGAGGAAACAAAACTCAAAGCACAGGTTTTCCATTTTTAAGGAATGCAAATTTAGGaggaaaatttaattataataaaatggGTTTTCAATCGGCACTTTCTAGTAAAAGTGTTTTAAATGCaaaatgtattattttAGAAAGAGTTATGttaaaaaatcaatattctGACTTTGAATAcccattttttaatataactGCAGGAAAACTGGCCAATGAATTTGGTATTGAGGACGGTATAAAACCTTCTAAAGACTTAATTCGAAGTATCTTTGCCAAAAGAATTTGTTTAAATGACAATGGAATGATAATACTATCATCAGGGGCAATCCATACCCCTGTATTACTTTATAAGTCCGGGATAGGACCTCTTGAATCTCTacaaaatatgaatataatgCCATTGCTAGAAGTTCCAAATTTGGGAACAAATATCGTCGATAGATTGTTATTTGCaattccattttttttcaaaagtGATGTTTTTACTAACCCTTTCGTAAACCCAATCATGTCAAGTTTTTCAAAAACTTCTGGAAATTGCGGATATAGCTGCAGTACTATTAATATCGAGTCTTTGGGAGGAGGAAGAACTGTGGAAGGCACATTATATGCTACAAGACTTATTTTCCCTCCAAGACTTAggaataatattgttaCGGATTTTGTGattgaaatattcaaaaaatgcGCAGAAAATTACCCATTAAGTGGAGGAATACCAATTTGTCTGATTTTACAGTATCCTTTAGAATGTCTAAGGAGATCTGCTGctgttttttattttacaTCTGAACCTAAAAGCAGGGGGGGAATAAGTGTAAAAAGTGAtggaaaatttgaattagatgggaaatatttatcggaagaagaagatagAGAAAACGTAATAATTGGACTTAGTTCTGTGATAAAGATGCTAAGGTCAGGaagatttcaaaatattgcAGAACAAGGAGGATACTCTTCATGCCCTATGACAGTATTGAATGGCATAATTGGCGTGCTTGCATCTGCAAGAACTGAGAGATTATTTATAAACAAGCCACTATCTCCAGATTTTATGGATGAGCTTGAAAATGTTTATAACATCATACtcaattataaaaattcaatatttccaGATGAATGTAACGGAGTTTCTGACCCAAGGGATTGTCTTGAAAGCAAAAACATAATATTTGAGAAAATTGCAACATTCCCTCCAATACTTCCAGATCTTTCGAATAAAGACGAAATTTTAAGATTAGCTTACAATATAGGAACAAGTATTTGGCATTGGTCAGGATCTGTTCCATTGGGAGAGCTTGTGGAAAATGAATCGTTTTTATTATCAGGCACAAGAAACTTAGGTATTGTTGATGCGTctcttttaaaaatattgccAAGAATTAATCCTGTCTATACAATCATGAGTTTAGGAAGATATGCAggaatttcaattattaatttgcgtaaaaaaaatcaagaaaataatgaaagaatatattcataA
- a CDS encoding hypothetical protein (transcripts identified by EST), producing the protein MNIMHRSNVLLYNIECVLEEDKFLEYAFGTNCSEMLVTFDKSIINIIAYKKILHSLESVKLQISGNKELQDDYLGRIEILKLKLEDKLNLELLGDENQPQNIKNLYSHLKPNKNIYEYLESNSTKFAEHSLELPPTSKNNLKPENIDNRLDIKVINERFKDELVELAEEMKCSAFRFQELLRSEKKVSFSP; encoded by the coding sequence ATGAATATTATGCACCGGTCTAATGTACTATTATACAATATTGAATGTGTACTTGAAGAAGATAAATTTTTAGAATATGCATTCGGAACTAACTGTTCAGAAATGCTTGTAACATTTGACAAAAgcataattaatattattgcatACAAAAAGATATTACACTCTCTTGAGTCTGTCAAGCTCCAAATTAGCGGCAATAAAGAACTGCAAGATGATTACCTTGGAAGAATAGagatattaaaattgaaattggAAGATAAGCTAAATCTAGAATTATTAGGAGATGAAAATCAACCccaaaatatcaaaaatttatattcacATTTGAAGccaaacaaaaatatttatgaatATCTTGAAAGTAATTCAACTAAATTTGCAGAGCATAGTTTAGAATTGCCACCTACTTcgaaaaataatttgaaaccagaaaatattgataataggCTTGATATAAAAGTTATAAATGAGCGATTCAAAGATGAATTGGTTGAACTAGCTGAAGAAATGAAGTGCTCTGCATTCAGATTTCAAGAATTACTTAGAagtgaaaaaaaagtaagTTTTTCTccttaa